In Deltaproteobacteria bacterium, the DNA window TTACACCTGCATGCGCAGGACTTCTTGATACGCCTCGACGATCTTGTTCCGGACCTGCATCATCAGGCGGAACGAGAGCTCCGCCTTCTCGATCGTGAGCATGGTGTCGTGGAGCGTCGCCGTGCCGCCCGTCGCGAGCTGCTGGATGGCGCCGTCGGCCTCGTGCTGCAGGTGGTTCACCTGGGCGAGCGAGTCCTTGAGCACCTCGCCGAACGACCCCGGCCCCTTCGCAGCACCGGTGGCGCCCGTGGCGCCGGTCGCGGCGT includes these proteins:
- the fliE gene encoding flagellar hook-basal body complex protein FliE, whose product is MDVTRIGVPVAPAGDAATGATGATGAAKGPGSFGEVLKDSLAQVNHLQHEADGAIQQLATGGTATLHDTMLTIEKAELSFRLMMQVRNKIVEAYQEVLRMQV